In Lentilactobacillus sp. SPB1-3, the sequence AAACGACTTAGAAGTAAGACAGCGGGTATGAATCGTTTGATGATGAATCCATACGCTGAAGGGATGAAACGCTATAAGCATGGTGAAACTGAACCAAGTTTGTGGGAACGATTTTTAGCGATTTTTAAACGATGATCTAATTAGGAGCGAAGATAAATATGATTAAGAAGGCGGCTCAAGATGGACTAAATTGGCTAATTATTGTGTTAGTTGCCAATATTATTGGGATTCCTTTCTCTATGTTGGTTCATAAACCACTCTTGAATGGATTGCTGGAAATGTTTATGGCAATTGGTAATAAATGGTTAGCAATCTTAGCTTTGATCGGCTCAATCTTGTTCTGTTGGTTGGTTATCTTTTTAATTAGTTTGTCCGTTCGTAAACTCATTCAGTTGTTTGATCACCGAGTTGCAAATAATAAGTAAATTTTGATGGCATCAAGTCGCTTAATTAAAGCGTTTCTTGATGCCGTTTTTTTAGAGAATATGGTTAGGTACCAAACTTTTTTCAAAAAACCGTTAAAATGACTTTTAATTTTAGCTAAAAAGAGTAAAATAACCGGTTGTGTTTACAAAAAAGATAGCAGCCTAATTAATTATGTTGTTAAGTCGAAGGGAGTTTGAACATGTTAAAAATTGCCAAAGGTAGAATTTCCTATTGGGCAGTTCTGGGAGCAGTCTTATTCATGATTGTTCAGGTGGTTTCAAATTTGAATTTACCAAATTTAACGTCTGATATTGTTAATAACGGAGTTGCTAAAGGAGATATTAACTACATTTGGAAAATCGGCTTTGAAATGGTCGGGTTTTCATTGCTCAGTATTGTCGCAGCTATTGGTAACGTGTTTTTAGCTGCACGAACCTCACAAAAATGGGGCCAAAATTTACGAAGTGATATCTATAAAAAAGTCATTGGTTTTTCTAATGACGAATTTGAACAGATCGAAACTTCTTCATTAATTACTAGAACTACGAATGATGTCGTTCAAATTCAAAACGTTGCAATTATTATGCTTCGTATGATGTTGATGGCTCCAATCATGTTGATTGGAGCAAGCTTCTTAGCTTATTCAAAGGATCACCAATTAACAATGATCTTTATTGTGGTGGTTCCAGTTATGTTGATTTTTATTGGTACATTATTGTACTTTGCAACGCCGCTATTCCGGGCTATGCAATCTAAGACAGATAAAATTAACCAAGTCTTCCGTGAAGGACTAACTGGAGTTCGAGTAATCAGAGCTTTCAGACAAGACCAACGCGAACAAGATCGTTTTGAAGATGCTAACAAGGATTACACTAACAATTCTATTAAGGCCAACACAATTATGGCCTTAGCATTTCCAATCATGACATTGATTATGAGTGCCACTAACATTGCAATTATTTGGTTTGGTTCAAACTTAATCGGTAGCCAAGCTATGCAAGTTGGTAACTTAATTGCCTTTATGACATATGCTATGCAAATCCTAATGAGCTTTATGATGCTCTCGATGGTATTTATTTTCATTCCTCGTGCTCAAGCATCAGCTAAGCGAATTCAAGCTGTATTTGCATTGAACTCAACTATCAAAGAAGCGGATAATCCAACTGCTTTGCCTGATACTAAACAACATGAATTAAGCTTTGACCATGTTGATTATCGATATCGGGATGCTGAAATGCTAGCATTGTCCGACATTGATTTTAAAGCAACGAGTGGTCAAACGGTTGCTATCATCGGTGGAACTGGTTCTGGTAAGAGTACGTTGATCAACTTGATTCCTAGATTCTATGACATTGAATCTGGAGAAATCAGTCTTGATGGAATTAACATCAACCAACTTTCACTTAAGGACTTGAGAAGAGCTGTTTCTATGGTTCCTCAAAAGGCTAACTTGTTCACCGGAACTTTGAGATCTAACTTGCTTTACGGAAATCCTGATGCTAGTGATGATGAACTCTGGCATGCTTTGGATATTGCTAAGGCCAGTGATTTCGTTAAGGAAGATCCAGATGGCTTGGACATGCACGTTGAACAAGGTGGAGGCAACTTCTCAGGTGGTCAACGTCAACGTTTAGCAATTGCTAGAGCGTTAGTTAAACGTGCTTCTGTCTATGTATTTGATGACTCATTCTCAGCCCTAGACTTTAAGACTGATGCTGAATTGAGAGCTGCATTGAAACAAGACGAACATATCCAACAAAGTATTACGGTGATTGTTGCTCAACGAATCGCAACGGTTGCGGATGCAGACGTTATTTTAGTACTTGATAATGGAAAACTTGTTGGTAAGGGTACTCATGAAGAACTTAAGAACAACAATAAGATTTATCAAGAAATTATCAATTCACAATTAAGAGAGGGGGCTCTTCCAAATGAGTGATAGAAAACCAGCCTCACAACCAACTCCACGCCGTGGACCTGGTTCCGGTGGTGGTGTTGTTGAAAAACCCAAGAACTTTTGGAAGACAACTAAGCGATTATTAGGTTATATGTCCGATCGAATTGTTGGATTGATCTTAGTGTTAATTTTCGCCATTGTCAGTGTTATTTTCCAAATTCGAACTCCTAAGATTTTAGGTGAAGCTACTACTGAAATCTTTAAGGGTGTTATGAAGGGAACTGCACAACAACAAGCCGGATTCAATATTGCCGGATTACCAATTAATTACGATAAAATTATCAGAATTATTGTTATCGTGGCCATTATGTACTTAGCTTCTGCTTTATTTAGTTTCTTGCAACAGTACATTATGACTAGAATTTCGCAGAACACTGTTTATCATTTGCGGAAAAACATGAAGAATAAATTACGATTAGTGCCAATTAGTTACTATGATACTCATGGTAATGGTGACATTATGAGTCGTGCCGTTAACGATATGGATAACATTGCTGGTACTTTACAACAAAGTTTGACCCAAGCCGTTACCAGTACAGTGACCTTTATCGGAACTATTTGGATGATGTTGACTATCAGTTGGAAATTAACTCTGATTGCTTTAGTAACGATTCCAATTAGTTTGATTATTGTGGGAGTCGTTGCTCCTAGATCACAGAAATTCTTCGCTTCTCAACAAAAGAGCCTTGGACTAATTAACGACCAAGTTGAAGAAAATTATGCTGGTCACACTGTTTTGAAGAGTTTTAACAAGGAACAAGATGTTATCGACAAGTTCGAAACTCAAAACGAAAACTATTACAAGGCAGCTTGGAAAGCTCAATTTATCTCAGGAATTATCATGCCTTTGATGATGTTCTTAAATAACATCGGCTATGTCTTTGTTGCTATCGTCGGAGGAATTGGCGTATCTAACGGTACTATTACTTTAGGTAACGTTCAGGCGTTTCTTCAATACACCAACCAATTCTCACAACCAATTCAACAACTTGCTAACTTGATGAATACTATTCAGTCAACGATCGCATCTGCTGAACGTGTGTTTGAAGTGATTGATGAAGAAGAAATGAAAGACACCAACGAGAACAGACCAGTTAAAGAAAACACTGATAACTTAATCGAATTGGACCACGTTCAATTTGGTTATGACAACAACGATTTGTTGATGACTGACTACAACCTTGAAGTTAAGCGTGGTCAACAAGTTGCCATCGTTGGACCAACTGGAGCTGGTAAGACAACTATCATTAACTTGTTGGAACGTTTCTATGATGTTAAGGGTGGTGCGATCCTGTTAAATGGTAAAGATACTCGTGATCTTGACCGTGAGGATCTTCGTTCGCACTTTGCTATGGTTCTTCAAGATACTTGGCTATTTACCGGTACGATTTACGATAATATCAAGTATGGTCGTGAAGATGCTACCCATGACGAGATCATGGCTGCTGCTGAAGCTGCCCACGTTGATGAATTTGTTCGAAAACTTCCAGATGGTTATGACACTGTCTTGAACGAAGATGCATCAAACATCTCTCAAGGTCAACGTCAATTAATTACGATCGCCAGAGCTTTCGTTGCTAATCCTGAAATCTTAATTCTAGATGAAGCTACTAGTTCAGTTGATACTCGTACCGAAGTTCAAATTCAACATGCTATGAGCAGGTTGCTTGAGAACCGGACTAGTTTCGTTGTTGCTCACAGATTGTCGACTATTCAAAACGCCGATAACATTATTGTGATGAACCATGGTTCAGTTATTGAAACAGGAACTCATGATGAGTTGATGGCTCAAAATGGTTTCTATGCTGACCTGTATAACTCACAATTTTCTGGTAACGTTCAGTTAGGATAAGGAGGACAGTAATGAAACGAAAATTATTACCGATTGCCATAGTGGTATTAGGAATTATCTTAACTGGATGTGGCAAGGCAAACTTAAGTGTTAATGATAGCCATATTCAACCTAAGGGCTTAGCTGCTGTGGTTCAGGGTAAAACCAACCAAAAACAGGTAACTTATCAGATTGATAACTCCAAGAAGAAGACTGTCAAGACTAAGAATGGTGCCTTTGCGATGGTTGTTCCTGCTAAGGACCGTCAACAAACAGTTAAGATCAAGACTAGCAACCTTTGCAAAAAGGTAACTGTTGCTAAGACAGTTTCACTTGGCAGTTATGCAAAAATCAGTGGCAAGTACAACCAAGCATTGATTGGTAGTGCTATGCCAAAGGCTGATCAAAAGATGGCTCAAGAATTAGCTGTTAAGTCAGCTGCTTTGAAGAAGGAACAAGTTAGTTTAAAACAAGCTACTCCTCAAGAACAAGCTGTCAAAGGTGCTGCGATGATGAAACAAGCAGCCGCTTTGAAACAAGAGGGTGCTCAAGTTCAAGGCGCAATGAAACAAGCTAAGTCAAAAGTTAGCGACTTAATGTTACCTACTAAAGTCGATAATGGGGTTAGTGATTTATTAAAAACTAAGCACATGACTGTTCGTGGTAACATTCAAAATGGCAAAACGATTGGTTTAGCATTGATGGTGCCAGTTAAGGACTTAAAAACTGCTAAACATGCTAAGAGTTTTGGAACAAGCTTTGCACTTCTAACGAATTCAGTTGGTGCCAACGCTAAGAAAATCTTAAATGATTTCAAGAAGCAAGCAAATAGTAAAAATAAGAACCAAACTACAACTAATGTAATGAAATCTAATGGGGTTAAGTTTAGCCTTGGATATTCAACCACTACGTTGTATGTATACATCACTAAGTAAGATAATTAAAGCCGGTACAATGATTCTGATTCAAGAATCGTTGTATCGGCTTTTTTTATGATTAATTGAATTATCTCCAAACATAGCAATCTGTTATCATTGATGCAAGAGCACTCTAGGAGGATGAAACGTATGAACGAAGCTGAAAGAAAAGCGCAGCACTTAGTATATCGAGCAACGGATCCAACGGTAATGGCCAAGCAAGCAGAGTATCTAGATGAGGTATTTGCTTACAATCAGGTTAAACCATCTGATCATAAAACCAAGTCCGCTATGCTCAAGAAGATGTTTGCTGAAGTAGGTCACGATTGTTATATTGAAACGCCATTCTATGCGAATTTTGGTGGTCACAATGTTCATCTTGGCAATGGAGTGTATGCTAACTTTAATCTGACGTTAACCGATGACACAGACATTTATATTGATGATCGCACAATGATCGGCCCAAATGTCACGTTGGCTACGGCTGGTCATCCGATTAAACCAGTACTTCGTGAGGAAGGTTATCAATATGACTTCCCGATTCATATCGGTAAGAATGTTTGGCTAGGTGCCAACGTTGTGGTGTGTCCAGGAGTTACGATTGGTGATAACACTGTGATTGGGGCTGGAAGCGTGGTTACTAAAGATATCCCTGCTAACGTCGTAGCAGTCGGCTCACCATGCAAAGTCCAACGAGAGATTGGCGAGCATGATAATGAGTATTACTTTAAGAATCATAAATTAGATATTTAGGCATAACAAAAGGGACCTTCATAAACTGAAGCGTCCCTATAATTAACGGATAAACTTTTCAATGATTGAGCGTTCTTCGTCACTAGGACCAGATTCCATTGACTTGATGTCATGGAGGCGTTCAACCGTGATATGCAAATTAAATGCTAGCTGGGTGTCAGGCATTTCATGCTTCTTTTGGTAATTGATAATTTCTTCAGCTAAGTTACTAAATTCATCTGCCATTGTAAATCCTCCGTTGAATTTTATTTCTTAATTTAATTATACCAATAAAATGAAATCTTGCTGAAAATGATGCTTAACGATAGCGTAGAGCGAATTCAATTAAGGCAATGGTGACTCCAATAACTAAGATGCTGGCTATGTAATTGTAATTGGTCTGGATCAAGAAATAATAGAAAAGTCCCAGTCCGATGACTGCTAGAGCAGTGTAGCGAATGTAGTTTTGTTTGATCGATAGAAATGCGATACCAACTGTGATGATAATGCTGCCCCACAGAATACCAGTCGCACTGGCCTTTGAACCGAATTCTTGGAATAGGGAAACCAAATCGAAGATAATGCCAATCAAGACTGCAAATATGCCAAAACTAAAAGCAAATCGGTTTGTTTTCATAATCTTCACCTTCTTTAATATCATGGGTTAACCAAAGTATAATGCAGTTTAGAATAAAAAAATAGGATGAGCAATTGTGCGCTCATCCTATTTTGATTATCTAATAAAAATTAATAGTCCATTAACAATTAAAATACTGCCGATAAAGTACGTCCAGTCCCAAGCAGTAATGTGGATTACTTTGTAATGGGTTCGCGGTTCATCTTCAATAAAACCGTGAGATGTCATGGCTTCAGCCAAGTTTTGTGACCACTGAATTGACGATAAGATGGCCTTGAAATATAACTGTGGCGACCAAAAATGTAACACAGTTCCGCGCATTAATGCTGCAGTGCGAATGACCGTAACTTCTTGGCGAATTTTAGGAATTAGGTTAAAAGCAGCTAATACTCCGTAGGCAAATTTAGAAGGGAGTCTGAAATCCTGCTCTAAGGTCAGAGCCAAATCAACAAACTCTGTGGTAATCGTAAAAGTTGCACCTAAGAACACGTATGCGTATATCCGCGTGAATAAGATGATACCAAATACTAAGCCACCACCGTACAGCCATTGGGAAACAAATAATCCTAACGCTGGGAATAGTGGCCAGAGAATCAAACCCATAAATTGCTTAAAACTAATATGTTTGAGCAGTAAGTAAATCACACTAAAGCTGATCAATGCTAGATTGACAATTAGATTAGTAGTGAACGATATTTCAAGGGCAATGATAATGACTAGAAGTAGTTTTAATCCAGGATTCATTTGAGTACCTCCTGGTATTGTAAGTTGTGGTTCATGAAGCTGACGTGATAGTCGATTAGATCAGTAATACCAGTAAACTGATGAGAAATCATGATTTGAGTTTGGCCAAATTGTTGTTTGGCGGTTAATAAAAAGCCCACGATTATTTGCAAAGATTTGTAATCTAATCCTTTAAATGGTTCATCCAAAAGCAGGACGGGTGGATTCATAATCAGCATTTCTAGGATTTGCAGCTTCTTTTTTTGACCTTCACTTAAAGAATAAACAACTTGATCCATTCGATCGGTAAAGCCTAACTTGTCGATCATGTCGGTAATCATATCGTCAGAATAATTCTTAGTGATCCGATGCTGCTTAGATAATTCGATCTCTTCTTGAACA encodes:
- a CDS encoding sugar O-acetyltransferase; protein product: MNEAERKAQHLVYRATDPTVMAKQAEYLDEVFAYNQVKPSDHKTKSAMLKKMFAEVGHDCYIETPFYANFGGHNVHLGNGVYANFNLTLTDDTDIYIDDRTMIGPNVTLATAGHPIKPVLREEGYQYDFPIHIGKNVWLGANVVVCPGVTIGDNTVIGAGSVVTKDIPANVVAVGSPCKVQREIGEHDNEYYFKNHKLDI
- a CDS encoding ABC transporter ATP-binding protein, whose product is MLKIAKGRISYWAVLGAVLFMIVQVVSNLNLPNLTSDIVNNGVAKGDINYIWKIGFEMVGFSLLSIVAAIGNVFLAARTSQKWGQNLRSDIYKKVIGFSNDEFEQIETSSLITRTTNDVVQIQNVAIIMLRMMLMAPIMLIGASFLAYSKDHQLTMIFIVVVPVMLIFIGTLLYFATPLFRAMQSKTDKINQVFREGLTGVRVIRAFRQDQREQDRFEDANKDYTNNSIKANTIMALAFPIMTLIMSATNIAIIWFGSNLIGSQAMQVGNLIAFMTYAMQILMSFMMLSMVFIFIPRAQASAKRIQAVFALNSTIKEADNPTALPDTKQHELSFDHVDYRYRDAEMLALSDIDFKATSGQTVAIIGGTGSGKSTLINLIPRFYDIESGEISLDGININQLSLKDLRRAVSMVPQKANLFTGTLRSNLLYGNPDASDDELWHALDIAKASDFVKEDPDGLDMHVEQGGGNFSGGQRQRLAIARALVKRASVYVFDDSFSALDFKTDAELRAALKQDEHIQQSITVIVAQRIATVADADVILVLDNGKLVGKGTHEELKNNNKIYQEIINSQLREGALPNE
- a CDS encoding zinc-ribbon domain-containing protein — translated: MENEKKEFCPYCGFKLDKDYEFCPKCGKRLRSKTAGMNRLMMNPYAEGMKRYKHGETEPSLWERFLAIFKR
- a CDS encoding ABC transporter ATP-binding protein produces the protein MSDRKPASQPTPRRGPGSGGGVVEKPKNFWKTTKRLLGYMSDRIVGLILVLIFAIVSVIFQIRTPKILGEATTEIFKGVMKGTAQQQAGFNIAGLPINYDKIIRIIVIVAIMYLASALFSFLQQYIMTRISQNTVYHLRKNMKNKLRLVPISYYDTHGNGDIMSRAVNDMDNIAGTLQQSLTQAVTSTVTFIGTIWMMLTISWKLTLIALVTIPISLIIVGVVAPRSQKFFASQQKSLGLINDQVEENYAGHTVLKSFNKEQDVIDKFETQNENYYKAAWKAQFISGIIMPLMMFLNNIGYVFVAIVGGIGVSNGTITLGNVQAFLQYTNQFSQPIQQLANLMNTIQSTIASAERVFEVIDEEEMKDTNENRPVKENTDNLIELDHVQFGYDNNDLLMTDYNLEVKRGQQVAIVGPTGAGKTTIINLLERFYDVKGGAILLNGKDTRDLDREDLRSHFAMVLQDTWLFTGTIYDNIKYGREDATHDEIMAAAEAAHVDEFVRKLPDGYDTVLNEDASNISQGQRQLITIARAFVANPEILILDEATSSVDTRTEVQIQHAMSRLLENRTSFVVAHRLSTIQNADNIIVMNHGSVIETGTHDELMAQNGFYADLYNSQFSGNVQLG
- a CDS encoding energy-coupling factor transporter transmembrane component T family protein, translated to MNPGLKLLLVIIIALEISFTTNLIVNLALISFSVIYLLLKHISFKQFMGLILWPLFPALGLFVSQWLYGGGLVFGIILFTRIYAYVFLGATFTITTEFVDLALTLEQDFRLPSKFAYGVLAAFNLIPKIRQEVTVIRTAALMRGTVLHFWSPQLYFKAILSSIQWSQNLAEAMTSHGFIEDEPRTHYKVIHITAWDWTYFIGSILIVNGLLIFIR
- a CDS encoding LBP_cg2779 family protein, which produces MADEFSNLAEEIINYQKKHEMPDTQLAFNLHITVERLHDIKSMESGPSDEERSIIEKFIR